The nucleotide sequence GGTTCGATTGTGTGTCCTTTTTCTTTGAAGAAGTCCAAATACATTTGTCTGATTTGGCCACTAGATAATTCTTTCATTAAAATTCTCCTTACCAAAAATAAAACACCGTTGCATTTAGAAGAGACGCCATTTAAGACGCGGTACCACTCTAATTGCAACGATGTTTCGTAACCACTTTTATTTCCTATAACGTAGGATTTGCGTTTGACATTTACCTTTGAGGATAGCACCAACAGTCATCAATCGTTTTTCACAGCAACCAAAACGTTTCTGAAAATGATTAACTGTTAGCATGTTCCTCGGTCACAAAAATTATACGTTTTTGTGAAAATGATGTCAATGCCTGTTCTAATGGTAACGCGTTGAACTTTGCTTTCTTTGTTTCCGCTTAGCACGCTGATCTTCGCGCTTCTTAACTCGACGATCCATTTCGTCTTTACGGTCCAAATTCATCTTGATTCTTCGCTTATACCCAGGCTTAACTTTCTTTTTCTTCTTCTTGATCATTCCAATCATGGTTGGATCAAGCTTATCATGTTTCTTCTTGTGGGTTGCCCGCCGATTACGATCATAAGTATCAACTACTTCGTGATCCTTAACAGCCTTGGGTTTGAACTTGATGCCCATAGATTCGAGTTCAGCAATTTCATCCTCTTCGTCAGGCGTATACAAGGTAATTGAAATCCCTGACATCCCGTTTCTACCCGTTCTACCAACCCGATGAATAAAGAAGTCCAAGTCATCAGGAATATCGTCATTGATGACGTGAGAAATACCTTCGATATCAATTCCCCGAGCGGCTAAATCAGTCGCAACAACAAACTGAAATTCTAGTTTTTTAATTCGGCGCATTAATTGCTTTCTCTCACGAGGCTGAACACCACCATGAATCATAGCAACCTTTAATCCCTGGCCCTTTAAAAACTCAGTAATTTCTTCAACTCGACGCTTAGTATTTGCAAAGACCAACACCAGGTAAGGTTCACCAATGGTCAAAAGCTCATAAATCAATTGATTTTTGTCCTTACCCTTAGTTGAAATTAGCCAATTATCAATAGTTGGACTAATAATCGTGGATACTGGAATCTCTTCTACGACCGGATTGTTCATATATTTCTTAAGGAATACATTAACTTTTTGAGGGATAGTTGCAGAAAAGACCATCATCTGGACTTCTTTACCAAAACTAGACGCAATCTTATCAACAATATCCAAGAAGCCCATATCTAAAGTCATATCTGCTTCATCAACAACAAATTGTTGGGCATTATGCACATCAAGATGACGACCGGAAATTAGATCCCAAATTCTACCTGGAGTTCCAATTACGACGTCTGGTTGCTCATGTTTTAACTTCTCAATTTGCCGATTTTTATCAGTTCCGCCAACGTATGAACCAATTGTAATTTGGTGTTCTGAGTGTCCTGCAAGCTGTTTGGCATCCTCAATGATTTGGTATGCCAACTCACGACTAGGCGTTGTAATTACCGCTTGAGTTGTTTTTACTTCAGGATCAAGTTTGTTAAAAATTGGTAGTAAAAACGCGTGAGTCTTACCACTACCAGTTGCAGACTGACCAACCAAATCTCTTCCAGACATTACGATTGGAATTAATTTTGATTGTGCAGCTGTTGGTTGTTTAAAGCCCTTTTCTTGCAACGCTGATAACAAGAAAGGCTTTAATTTAAAATCTGAAAATTCTGTCATATACTCTCCTATTTGCTTTCCGAAACTAACTTATCTAATCGGGCAACAAATTCTTTAATTTGGTCTTCGTTCTCAACAACAGCACCACTAGCCAATTCATGGCCACCACCGCCATATTCCTTAGCGAGTTCATTAATTGCTGGTCCTTTTGAGCGCAATCGAATTCTGAATCCGCCGTCTTTTTGCTGAACGAAAATTGCCCAAGAAACAACTTCTTTAATTCTTCCTGGAAGTGGGACCACTGCCGAAGTGCTCTCATCCCCCAAATTAAATGGCTCCAAAACCTCATCTGATAATACTAGGTAAGCTGCGCCACTATCGAGAATGTTTAAATTTGAATAAACATAGGCTGATAATCTAGCCAGTGGGATATCAATCTCATCTTCAATCTGGTTTACCTCAGAAGCGCTAAAGTTATATTCTGTAAGTTTGCTAGCAACCGCTAACGTGTGAGATGAAGTGGCAGGATACATAAACCTACCAGTGTCACCAACAATCCCAGCATATAACAATCTTGCGGCTTCGTCTGGCATCGTCAATTCAGAATGATTAGCATCGTAAAAATCATATACTAACTCTGATGTGCTCGAAGCTTGATCCTCTACCCACTGAATATCGCCAAAAGCGTCATCATTTGGATGATGGTCAATCTTGATCATTGATTTGCCTTGATTATACCGATCATCATCTACCCGAGGCTGATTAGCAGTATCCACAACAATTACCAAAGCATCTTTGTACTGATCATCAGCAACTTCATCAACAGTTCCTAACCAAGCAAAGCTTGAGTACTGCTTACCGACACAAAGGACATTTTTCTCAGGAAATGAAGCTTTCAAAATTTGAGCCAAACCCATTTGAGAACCAATTGCATCTGGGTCTGGGCGCTTGTGCCTGTGAATAATGATAGTTTGGTATTTTTTTATTGTATTGAGAATTTCTGTTTTTTCAGCCATTTTTTTACCTCTCGCCATTTAATAGAACACTTAAGTATATCTTATCTAACCGATAAAGTGAACGCAAACTTATTGAAATAAATCCAAATCAATATTTTCATAGCTCAAATCATCTAGGTTAGTAAGGGTTATCCCAAGTAATCTAACACCTCGTTCTTCTGTTACAGGAGGCACATCCTCTAAGAGCTGGACTGCTAGATTAAGAAATTCGGTATCATCATTATCCAAGTATCTATCAAAACTAACCCTTTTTGTGTAGGTTGAAAAATCCGTAAACCTAATTTTCAAAACTAGCGTCTTGCCGTGTTTCTTCTGTTTGATTACCGCTTCCGTAACCAGTTTAGCAATTTTACCAAGGGCAGCATGAACTTCTTCATCAGACAGTAACGGCGGTCCATACGTCCGTTCCTTACCAATTGATTTACGAATTCTATTTGCCTCAACAGGCCGGGGATCAATTCCTCTAGCACGTTCATAAAGAATGTAGCCGAACTTTCCAAAATTTTTAATTAAGTCTAATTGGCTCCACTTTAATAAATCATCCCCATTATTGATTTTCAACTCGTGCATTTTAGGAACAGTTTTTTTGCCTACGCCTCGGAATTTTTCAATCGGTAGCACCTTTAAAAACTCCAAAGCATCCTTCTGATCAATAATTGTCATCCCTGACGGCTTAGCGTAATCTGACGCTTCTTTAGCTAAAAATTTAGAATATGAAACACCAACCGAGCAAGTTAGATGAGTCATATTCCAAATTTTTGTTTGGATTTCCCTACCTACTCGAATTGGGTCTTTAATATCTTTTTTATTATTAGTGACATCTAAATAAGCCTCATCTAGGGCATATGATTCAACTATGTCTGTGTATTCATTAAAAATTTCATGAATCATCGCAGAGTACTTTCGATAAAAGTCAAACCCCGAAAATCTAAATACCGCCGCTGGGCATAACCTAAGTGCTTCCATTGAACTCATCGCTGAATGAATTCCGAACTTTCGAGCATTATAGTTTGCGGTTGAAACCACACCACGCCCACCAGTTTTTCTAGGATCTTTAGCAACCACTAATAGCTTAGTTTTTAGGCTGGGGTCTAATAACTCTTCGATTGAAGCATAAAATGCATCCATATCAACATGAATAATTTTCCTGTTGTCTTTTTCCATATTTATCAACTCACACTAAGTATACACAAACGTATGTTCTTTTCCAAGCAAAAAAATAAGCCCAAAGGCTCATTTTCAATTGACTATTTAGTTTCTTCAGAATCTTTAGTATCTGGTTCTTCAGCTGCTGGTTTTTCATCAGTAGCAGCTGGTTGAGAACTTTCAACGTTATCCTTAGGTTCAGCTGGCTTAGCAGCTGCATTTGCTTGGTTACCTCTATCAGATGCAACTGGTGCACCAACAGCTGGTTGTTTGATTGAAGCAATAGCGTTCAAATCAAATACCAAGTAAATTCCGTCACAGTCAAGCGTTACAGTTTTGTCAGTTGTGTTAACTTCATCAACGATACCATGTAAGCGGCCAATCGTTACGACTTGATCTCCAGGCTTTACCTTAGAGAGCTCTTCGCGACGCTTTTGTTCTTGCTTACGTTGTGGTCGAATCATAAAGAAGTACATTAAACCAAACAAAACAACAATCATTAAGATCGAGTATACAGAACTATTCAACAATTTCACCCCGCTTATTCATACTATTAACTGTACCAAATTAACATGAAAAGGTCTACACCTAAAAGTTTTTTGGATTTGGCTTGTTATATCCATATTGTTCAAAAACTTCAGCCCGTAAGTCCAACAAGTTGTCATCAATGATTGCTTGTTGAACCCGTTTCATCAAGTGAATTAAATAATGAAGGTTATGAATCGAACATAATCTCATACCAAACGCCTCATCCGTTTTCATTAGGTGACGAATATAAGCCCGTGTATAATTTCGACAAGCATAACAGTCACACTGATCATCCATTGGTGTGAAGTCTCTGGCGTACTTAGCATTTTTGACAACCAACCTACCATGAGAAGTCATTACCGTACCGTTTCTGGCAATTCTAGTAGGTAAAACGCAGTCAAACATATCAACTCCACGAATCACGCCATCAATCAATGAGTCGGTTGCTCCGACACCCATCAAATATCGTGGCTTGTCTTCTGGTAACAAAGGGGCCGTAAAGTCTAAAACTCGATTCATTTCTTGCTTTGATTCGCCAACTGATAGTCCGCCGATTGAATACCCAGGAAAATCTAAACTTACAAGGTCCTCAGCAGATTGCTTTCTTAAATCTTCAAATCCAGCTCCCTGAACAATTCCGAACAGCCCTTGCCAATCAGGATTTTTATGAGCTTTAAGGCCACGTTCAGCCCACCGAGACGTCCGTTCAACTGATTTTTTTACGTAGTCATAACTTTCAAAGTATGGTGGGCATTCGTCCAAACTCATCATGATATCTGGACCTAACGCATTTTCAATCGCCATAGCTTTTTCAGGGGATAAGAACATTTTTGATCCGTTGATTTCGTTCTTGAACGTCACCCCATCTTCGGTTATATCCCGATTCTTAGCTAGTGAAAACACTTGAAAGCCACCAGAATCAGTTAAGATTCCCTTATCCCAATTCATAAATTTGTGCAAGCCACCAGCCTCTTCAACAATATCTTCACCCGGGCGGACCCATAAGTGATAGGTGTTTGCCAAAATAATTGTGGCCCCCATGTCATCAAGTTCCTCAGGTGCAAGGGTTTTAACTGTGGCCTGGGTTCCAACTGGCATAAAAATTGGTGTTCTAAAGGTACCGTGAGGAGTGGTGATTTCACCAAGCCTAGCACCCGTGTGCTTTTCTTTTTTGATCAGGCGATAGGTTATCGCTGGTTGCATAAAAGCATCCTCCTAAATTAATAAATGTACATTGCATCGCCGAAGCTAAAGAAACGATACTTCTCATCAATCGCATGCTCGTATGCATTCAAAATGTTGTCACGTCCAGTGAAGGCAGCAACTAACATAACAAGCGTGGATTTTGGTAGATGGAAGTTTGTGATAAACGAATCAACGACCTTCCACTCATATCCTGGTTTGATAAATATGTCTGTCCATCCTGAGTCCGGATGAATTTCTCCGTTAAACTTTGAGCCAACAGTTTCTAGTGTTCTTATTGACGTCGTCCCAGTGGCCACAATCTTTCCACCACTATCTCTAACTTTATTAAGGGTGCGAGCAGCCTCTTCACTGAGACGATAAAATTCACTATGCATTTTATGATCTTCGATGTTTTCTTCATCCACTGGTCGAAATGTCCCAAGACCAACGTGTAACGTTAAATAAACAAGCTTAACGCCCTTATCTGCGACCTTCTGCAATAATTCCTTAGTCCAATGCAAACCAGCAGTTGGAGCAGCTGCAGAGCCCATTTCTTTGGCGTAGACAGTTTGGTACCTGTCTGGGTCATCGAGCTTTTCTTTAATGTATGGCGGCAATGGGGTTTCACCAAGTTCTTCTAGAATCTCGATAAAGATTCCATCATACTTAAATTCAATTTCCCTACCCCCATGCTCTAACTCCTTGGTAACGACTGCTTTTAACTTACCATCACCAAAAGTTATCACTGAGCCAACCTTAGCTTTTTTGGCAGGTTTCATTAAAGTTTCCCACTTATCGCCTTCGATATTATGAAGCAGCAGTACTTCCAGATGGCCACCGGTAGATTCTTTCTCACCATAAATTCTAGCGGGCATTACCTTTGAATCGTTCATTACCAAGGCATCCCCTGGATTTAAATAATCTAAAATATCGTAAAAGTGGCGATCCTGAGTTTCACCACTCTCATGATTTAAGACTAATAACCTAGAAGTATCGCGATTTTTAATTGGGGTTTGAGCAATTAATTCGTGCGGTAGGTCATAGTCAAAATCATCTAATGTGTAATGAGTCTCCATGATGTGAGCCTCCCTAATCCTTTGTAGTTGGAAATTCATATCCGAGGTGTTCATATCCCTTTGCGGTTACCATTCGTCCTCTAGCTGTCCGCTTAATCAGACCAATTTGCATCAAATAAGGTTCATACATCTCCGCAATTGTATCGGTTTCTTCACCGATATTTGCTGCCAAAGTATTCAGCCCAACCGGACCGCCGTTGTAAAATTCAATCATTGTTTTTAACAACTTAATGTCAGTATCATCTAAACCGAGATTATCAACCTTTAAGAGATTAAGAGCGTACTGGACAATTTCTAAATCAACTTCTGACTTATCAGATACCTGAGCGAAATCCCGAATCCGTTTAAGCAAACGATTGGCAATTCTGGGAGTTCCCCTTGAACGCAAGGCAACCTCATACGCTGCATCATCAGAAATTGAAATGTTAAATATATCCGCGGTCCGTTTGACGATGTTATTTAAATCTTTGGTTTGGTAATAATTCATGTGTTCCACAATTCCAAATCGATCACGCAATGGAGCTGATAAAGCACCAGCTTGGGTAGTAGCCCCAATCAGTGTGAACGGTGGTAGTGGGAAGTGAACTGGGTGAGCACCGGGACCTTGGCCGACAATTATATCTACATAGAAATCTTCCATCGCAGAGTACAACATTTCCTCAACAATTTTTGGTAATCGATGAATTTCATCAATAAACAAGACGTCGCCAGGTTGTAACTCATTTAAAATTGAAAGTAAATCCCCAGGTTTGTCGATAGCTGGCCCACTAGTCGTTCTAATATGAACTTCCATTTCATTAGCAATTACCATCGCCAAAGTTGTCTTTCCTAGTCCAGGAGGCCCATAGAGTAAAACGTGATCTAAAGATTCTTCCCGTTGCTTTGCAGCCTTGATATATATTTGGAGTTCGTTTTTAATATCGTCTTGACCAATGTACTGATTTAAAAATTGGGGGCGCAGTGACATCTCAATTTTTTCTTCATCATTGTTCTCAACGCCGGATGACACTAGTCGATCATCATTTCCCTCGCTCACAAAGTTCACCTCCTACTTCATTAATAATTTCAAACCTAAACTTAGATATTCATCAGTGGAAAGACCACTCTTTTCAGACATCCCATCCTTGATTGCAGAAATCTGCTTTTCTGAATATCCTAGTGCAGATAGTGCTAACAAGGCGTCTCTCAGTTCTGGACTATCATCAGATAGGTTCGGTTCAGGCTTAACTGGTGAATCCAATAAGTCGCCATCAATATCACCAAGTTTACCTTGCAAGTCCAAAATAATTTGTTGAGCAGTCTTTTTGCCTACACCAGGAAACTTTGTCAAGAACTTCACATTACCTTCATTTACAGCGGCAATTAAACCTGAGCGATCATTACCTGCGAGAATCGCCAGGGCACTCTTAGGGCCAATTCCAGACACTGCAATTAGTTTTAGAAATAGTTGCTTATCCTTGGCATCAAAAAAGCCAAATAACAGCAATGCATTTTCGCTAACTGATTGGTAAACATAAACCCTAACGTGCTCATCACCAACTTTAAACCTGTATGGATCAGCAGTATAGATAAAATAGCCGACCCCACCAGTTTGGACAACGATATGATCTGGTGCAACATCAACGATTGTCCCTTGGATAAATTCAAACATGACATTCCCCTATTTCCAATAAATTAATCAACTAATTGTATCATATTGAAATCGCTAGATAAGCTCTTCTTCAGTGTGATGTGGGTCTTGGATTCGCTTAAACATTTTTTCAATATCTTCATTTGTAAATTTTACTAGGACCGGGCGTCCATGTGGGCAGTTATATGGATTTTCACATTGAGGTAACCGCTCCAGTAATGCTTTAGCTTGCCGTTCATCAAGGTGGTGGTTTGCTTTAATGGCCCGTTTGCAACTCATCATAATGGCTGCCTTTTCCCTAAATGCTGCCACAGAAATTTTATGGTTGGTCAATATCCAATCAATCATTTCTTTAATTGTAGACTCTTCCTGACCGGCCTTAAACCACATTGGGTGCTGGTGAACGATAAAACTATTCTGACCAAAGTCTTCCAGAAATAATCCAAGTTCCCTTAAAACTGGTAATTTATCCATAATTAACAGGTAGTCACTAGTTGAATAATCAAGGATGATTGGTACCAATAGCTTTTGTTGGTCAGGACTGACTTCCCCAATTTTTTGGCGATAATACTCGTAATTAACCCGTTCTTGAGCAGCATGTTGATCAACTAAATACATACCTTCCTCAGTTTCTGCAATTAAATACGTACCATGAATTTGTCCAATGTAGTGAAGGTCAGGAAATCCAGAATCAAACTTAAATTCTTCAACATCAGCTAATTCAGCAACTTCACTAGCTTTCTGTTCTGCCGGAGATTGTGGCCCTGAGATATCTTGAAACGCTGGTAACGATTCCGGTTCGGTTGCTACACGGTTTTCAAACCGACTAACTTCTGGAAGACTCAACTCTCGCTTATTATTAATTACGATTGGTTGATTCAATTCGGGAGCGTCATGAAATTCAGATTTAGGTTCAGTTAACGCTGGTTGAGGAGTTGGTGCTGGTCTAACTGGAGCGGGAGTTGAATCAAAAATATCAACCATTTTTGATTGTTGTTTGAATGGCTCAGACGCATCGGGGATCAACTGCTTATCAGCTAACGCACTTGAAATTGCTTCATAAATTAGCTTTGAGATTTGCCCTTCATCGCTGATCCTAACTTCCTGCTTGGTTGGGTGAACGTTAACGTCAATCAATGCAGGATCGGCCTTAATTTCAATTACTGAGATTGGAAAGCGACCAATCATCAACTTGGATCCATAACCAGAAATTACTGCCTTAGTTAGCCCAAAATTCTTAATGTAACGGCCATTCAAAATAATGGAGATATAGTTCCTTGACGCCCTAGTAAGTTCCGGCAAACTAACATAGCCGTTGACCTCTAAATCTAAATTATCAGCATGAATTTTGACCATCTTGCTAACAGTCTTCATCCCATAAATTGCCCCTAAAACTTGAAGTAAGTTACCCCGACCTGAAGTCCGCAATAGCTCTCTGCCATTACTTGTAAAAGAAAAAGCAACTTCAGGATGACTAACAGCAAGCCGGTTGACCATATCAGAAATCCGTGATAATTCAGTGTTTGGCGAACTCATGTATTTTAGCCTAGCTGGGGTGTTATAAAACAATGAAGAAACCTCAATAGTAGTTCCTTTCCGAGCTGGGGCGGGCTTTTCATTAACTAATTTTCCACCTGCGTAATTAACTTCAATTCCTTGGCCGCCCTCTGAGGTTTGCATTCTGACCTTCGCAACTGAGGCAATTGAAGGTAAAGCCTCACCACGGAATCCCAAACTACGGACCCGAAATAAGTCTCGCTGTTCAGCAATCTTACTCGTCGCATGGCGTAAAAAGGCAGTCTTAACTTCCTGAGGATCAATTCCATTACCATCGTCGACGATTTTGATGAACTTTAACCCTGCATCCTCGACAGTAATGTTGATTTCTGTACTTTTGGCGTCAATCGCATTCTCAACTAATTCCTTAACCACAGAGGCTGGTCGCTCGACAACTTCTCCCGCAGCAATCTGGTTAGCTAATACTGTTGGTAATTCATGGATTTTTGCCATTTTAAATCACCTAATCCTTTTTAATCTTCTGTTGCCATTTATAAACTTGATTCATAATTTCCATTGGTGTTCTTGACATTAAATCAAGTTTTTTCAGTTGTGAAATTACATCAGCTTGTTTTTCGTCAATCTGATCCAGTGGGAACAAGGAAATCTGCTCCTCACTCTGAGGTTCTCGCTCAATATTTTCAACCATGGCGTTTGCTGAGCCATGAACTTCATTTTCGTTATCTTCTTGGAGATTGTCCAAAATCGTGCTAGCTCTTCCAAGCAATGACTTCGGTAGGCCCGCCAATTTAGCAACGTGAATCCCGTATGATTTATCTGCTGGGCCCATCTGAATCTTATGAAGAAACACTAATTCACCATTTGATTCAGTTGCTCCCACGTGAACGTTCTTTAACTGTTTTAAAGACTGATCTAAGGCAGTTAGCTCATGATAATGGGTTGAAAATAGGGTTTTCGCCCCAATATTGTTATGCACATATTCAATGATTGCCTGAGCTAGTGCCATTCCATCATAAGTCGCAGTTCCCCGACCAATTTCATCAAATAGGATCAAACTATTAGGCGTTGCGTTTTCAATGGCATCATCAGCTTCCTTCATTTCAACCATGAAGGTACTCTGCCCCGATATTAAGTCATCTGCGGCACCAATTCTGGTAAAGATCTTATCAAAAATTGGCATCTCAGCGCTTTTCGCTGGGACAAAACAGCCTACCTGGTTCATTATGACTGCCAATGCGAGTTGCCGCATGTAAGTACTCTTACCAGACATATTGGGCCCAGTAATAAGTAACACGTTAGTATCCTCATTCAGGTCAACATCATTAGGAACATACTGTTGATGGCCTAAAACCTTCTCAACCACAGGATGACGACCATCAACAATTTTAACTTCATGACCATCAATTAATTGAGGCTTAATAAACCGGTATTCTTCAGACACAGCAGCAAAGCTTTGAAGGACATCAGTCGTCGCAATTGCATCTGCCAAACGTTGAATATCCTTTATCGCTGCTTTTATTTGATCACGAACCTCGACGAATAATTTGTACTCAAGATTTTTGCTTTGTTCTTGAGCTTCTAAAATCATGGCTTCTTTTTCTTTTAACTCTGGGGTCGAGAATCTCTCCGAGTTTGCTAACGTTTGTTTTCTTTGGTAACGATTCTCTGGAATTTTGGCTAAGTTGGTCTTGGTAACCTCGATGTAGTAACCAAAAACGTGATTAAACCCAACTTTTAGATTATTAATGCCAGTAACTTCACGTTCTTTAGCCTCTAACTCAGCCAGCCAGCGTTGAGCATTATTAGTCGCATCACGGTATTTATCGAGCTGCTCATCATAACCGTCCTTAATGACACCTCCGTCTGTAACAGAAATCGGTGGTTCATCGGCAATTGCCCGGTCAATCAAATCGACGATGTTATCTAAGGGAACTAGCTCCCTTAATAAATCATCAAAATTTTTATCCGCAATCTGCTCAAGAATGTAACGTACCTTAGGCACTTGCATCAGTGACGTTTTTAGTTGGATCATGTCTCGACCATTAACGCTTCCAAATGCAACTCGGCCTGATAGTCGTTCCAAATCATAAACTTTGATTAGTTCATCTTGAAGTTGATTGCGTTCAAAGAAATGTTCCACCAAAACACCGACAATGTTTTGTCTTTGTTCAATTTTTCCTCGATTTACTAACGGCCGTTCAAGCCACTGCTTTAAAGTTCTACCACCCATTGCAGTCTTAGTTTGATCCAACAACCACAGTAAAGTCCCTTGCTTCTTTCCAGTTCGAATATTCCGGACTAATTCTAGATTGTATTGAGAATTATGATCCATCTCCAAGAAATCGGAAGGTTCATACATAACTGCCCGCTTTAAGTGATCTAAACTCCGCTTTTGGGTAGTTTCGATGTATGAAATTAAGAGTGACAGTACTTGTCTTGCAGAATCGCCTTCTGCGTCTTGGCTTAAATAACTAGTTGAAGAGTTGGCTGGCAACAATTCCTGTTTAGAAATCAGAATTCCTAATTTAGTCAAAGTTTCGGTAGCTTTTACAGGCAAATTATCGCCCAGAACGACAGTTTCTTTGCTTGATAGTGAAACTACCTCGTTAATGATTTCATCGATAGAAGTAAGATTAGCAACCTTAAGCTCTCCAGTTGAAAGGTCAGCATAAGCGAATCCATAAGTACCTTCATCGGAATTATAGTAAAGGGCAGTCAAATAATTGTTTTCTTTAGCGTTTTCACTACCAGTTTGGAACTGAGTCCCTGGAGTTACCAATTGAATAACTTCTCGCTTAACCATTCCCTTAGCAAGCTTAGGATCTTCCATTTGCTCACAGATTGCGACTTTATATCCTTGGTCTACCAAGATATCAATGTAGTTCTGCACCGACTTATGGGGCACACCACACATTGGCACTGGGTTCTTTGAGCTTTTATTGCGGTTGGTTAACGTAAGCTCAAGAATTTGTGACCCTTTTATGGCGTCATCGTTGAACATTTCATAAAAATCACCCAGACGGTAGAACAAGAATGCGTCAGGATACTGATCCTTGATTTTTTGATACTGCTCCATCATTGGAGTTACTTCACTTTTTGCCAATCTAAAGTCTCCTTAAAAAAGTCCGTTCTCCATTTGCTTAACGGGTTCAATTTTAGTTGCGTTTCCAGTCTTTTCATCAATGTCTATGATACATCCACAAATGATTCCTCGACTATCTTCATCCACTTTATATCTTGCTGGACGCTGATTTAAAAATCTCTCAATGACACTTTTTTCTTGCATTCCAAGCATTCCATCAGCCGGCCCAGTCATCCCTGCGTCCGTAAGAAAAGCAGTTTTTCCATTGATAATTCTAGCGTCATTGGTTTGAACGTGAGTGTGAGTGCCAACAACTGCAGAAACTTCGCCACTCATATACTTAGCGAATGCTAACTTTTCGCTAGTGGCTTCAGCATGAAAGTCAACAAAGAATGCATCAGCTTCGGATTGTAAAGATTTTACCAGCTCAGTTGCTTCCCTAAAAGGATCATCTAAATTATCTAAAAATACTCTACCTTGAAAATTTAACACAGCAAGCCTGAAACCATTGACATTCATAATGGTATATCCTGTTCCAGGGACGTTTTCTCCCGGAAAATTGTACGGTCTGATCAACCGCTTCGAGTCATCAATAAAATCATTGATTTCGGGGTTGCTCCAAGCGTGGTTACCCAGAGTAACAACATCAACTCCAGATGACATCATTTCTTTGTAACCCGA is from Lentilactobacillus curieae and encodes:
- a CDS encoding DEAD/DEAH box helicase, whose protein sequence is MTEFSDFKLKPFLLSALQEKGFKQPTAAQSKLIPIVMSGRDLVGQSATGSGKTHAFLLPIFNKLDPEVKTTQAVITTPSRELAYQIIEDAKQLAGHSEHQITIGSYVGGTDKNRQIEKLKHEQPDVVIGTPGRIWDLISGRHLDVHNAQQFVVDEADMTLDMGFLDIVDKIASSFGKEVQMMVFSATIPQKVNVFLKKYMNNPVVEEIPVSTIISPTIDNWLISTKGKDKNQLIYELLTIGEPYLVLVFANTKRRVEEITEFLKGQGLKVAMIHGGVQPRERKQLMRRIKKLEFQFVVATDLAARGIDIEGISHVINDDIPDDLDFFIHRVGRTGRNGMSGISITLYTPDEEDEIAELESMGIKFKPKAVKDHEVVDTYDRNRRATHKKKHDKLDPTMIGMIKKKKKKVKPGYKRRIKMNLDRKDEMDRRVKKREDQRAKRKQRKQSSTRYH
- a CDS encoding DHH family phosphoesterase, which codes for MAEKTEILNTIKKYQTIIIHRHKRPDPDAIGSQMGLAQILKASFPEKNVLCVGKQYSSFAWLGTVDEVADDQYKDALVIVVDTANQPRVDDDRYNQGKSMIKIDHHPNDDAFGDIQWVEDQASSTSELVYDFYDANHSELTMPDEAARLLYAGIVGDTGRFMYPATSSHTLAVASKLTEYNFSASEVNQIEDEIDIPLARLSAYVYSNLNILDSGAAYLVLSDEVLEPFNLGDESTSAVVPLPGRIKEVVSWAIFVQQKDGGFRIRLRSKGPAINELAKEYGGGGHELASGAVVENEDQIKEFVARLDKLVSESK
- the dinB gene encoding DNA polymerase IV, which produces MEKDNRKIIHVDMDAFYASIEELLDPSLKTKLLVVAKDPRKTGGRGVVSTANYNARKFGIHSAMSSMEALRLCPAAVFRFSGFDFYRKYSAMIHEIFNEYTDIVESYALDEAYLDVTNNKKDIKDPIRVGREIQTKIWNMTHLTCSVGVSYSKFLAKEASDYAKPSGMTIIDQKDALEFLKVLPIEKFRGVGKKTVPKMHELKINNGDDLLKWSQLDLIKNFGKFGYILYERARGIDPRPVEANRIRKSIGKERTYGPPLLSDEEVHAALGKIAKLVTEAVIKQKKHGKTLVLKIRFTDFSTYTKRVSFDRYLDNDDTEFLNLAVQLLEDVPPVTEERGVRLLGITLTNLDDLSYENIDLDLFQ
- the yajC gene encoding preprotein translocase subunit YajC — its product is MIVVLFGLMYFFMIRPQRKQEQKRREELSKVKPGDQVVTIGRLHGIVDEVNTTDKTVTLDCDGIYLVFDLNAIASIKQPAVGAPVASDRGNQANAAAKPAEPKDNVESSQPAATDEKPAAEEPDTKDSEETK
- the tgt gene encoding tRNA guanosine(34) transglycosylase Tgt, which gives rise to MQPAITYRLIKKEKHTGARLGEITTPHGTFRTPIFMPVGTQATVKTLAPEELDDMGATIILANTYHLWVRPGEDIVEEAGGLHKFMNWDKGILTDSGGFQVFSLAKNRDITEDGVTFKNEINGSKMFLSPEKAMAIENALGPDIMMSLDECPPYFESYDYVKKSVERTSRWAERGLKAHKNPDWQGLFGIVQGAGFEDLRKQSAEDLVSLDFPGYSIGGLSVGESKQEMNRVLDFTAPLLPEDKPRYLMGVGATDSLIDGVIRGVDMFDCVLPTRIARNGTVMTSHGRLVVKNAKYARDFTPMDDQCDCYACRNYTRAYIRHLMKTDEAFGMRLCSIHNLHYLIHLMKRVQQAIIDDNLLDLRAEVFEQYGYNKPNPKNF
- the queA gene encoding tRNA preQ1(34) S-adenosylmethionine ribosyltransferase-isomerase QueA, with translation METHYTLDDFDYDLPHELIAQTPIKNRDTSRLLVLNHESGETQDRHFYDILDYLNPGDALVMNDSKVMPARIYGEKESTGGHLEVLLLHNIEGDKWETLMKPAKKAKVGSVITFGDGKLKAVVTKELEHGGREIEFKYDGIFIEILEELGETPLPPYIKEKLDDPDRYQTVYAKEMGSAAAPTAGLHWTKELLQKVADKGVKLVYLTLHVGLGTFRPVDEENIEDHKMHSEFYRLSEEAARTLNKVRDSGGKIVATGTTSIRTLETVGSKFNGEIHPDSGWTDIFIKPGYEWKVVDSFITNFHLPKSTLVMLVAAFTGRDNILNAYEHAIDEKYRFFSFGDAMYIY